From Helicobacteraceae bacterium, a single genomic window includes:
- a CDS encoding hydrogenase small subunit: MMEYQALRDRLAARLNALANAPKLDEQKPIGAVLEENGISRRDFMKWAAGVTALFSLPQSFAPLVAQAAELTDRIPVVWLHMAECTGCSESLLRTDAPTIDSLIFDYISLEYHETVMAASGWQAEHNLEEAIKNYKGRYILMVEGGIPAGLSEFYLTVGPLGKKGAEHAREAAENAMAIFAIGTCSSFGGVQAAYPNPTNAQPLSEITNKPVINVPGCPPSEKNIVGNVLHYILFGTLPALDIYNRPKWAYGLRIHDLCERRGHFDAGEFVQQFGDEGAKNGYCLYKVGCKGPYTFNNCSRERFNQHTSWPVQAGHGCIGCSEPDFWDKMGPFEEPLASKAFNSIDADATADKIGVALLTATAIGVAAHAAISAFKKA, translated from the coding sequence ATTATGGAATATCAAGCTCTACGCGACAGGCTGGCGGCGCGGCTTAACGCGCTTGCTAACGCCCCGAAACTAGACGAGCAAAAACCGATCGGCGCGGTTCTCGAAGAAAACGGAATCTCGCGACGCGACTTTATGAAATGGGCGGCGGGCGTTACGGCGCTCTTTTCGTTGCCGCAGTCCTTCGCGCCGCTTGTGGCGCAAGCGGCTGAGCTAACCGATCGCATTCCCGTCGTTTGGCTACACATGGCGGAATGCACCGGTTGCAGCGAAAGTCTGCTTCGCACGGACGCGCCCACGATCGATAGCCTTATCTTCGATTATATCTCGCTTGAGTATCACGAAACGGTGATGGCGGCAAGCGGCTGGCAAGCCGAACACAATCTGGAAGAGGCGATCAAAAACTACAAGGGCAGATATATATTGATGGTCGAAGGCGGCATTCCCGCGGGTTTAAGCGAGTTTTATCTCACGGTCGGACCGCTAGGCAAAAAGGGCGCGGAACACGCTAGAGAAGCGGCGGAAAACGCGATGGCGATCTTCGCTATTGGAACCTGTTCTAGCTTTGGCGGCGTTCAAGCGGCGTATCCAAATCCCACAAACGCGCAACCGCTTAGCGAAATTACCAATAAACCCGTAATCAACGTGCCGGGCTGTCCTCCAAGCGAGAAAAACATCGTGGGCAACGTGCTTCACTATATTTTGTTTGGGACGCTTCCGGCGCTCGATATTTACAACCGCCCCAAATGGGCGTATGGTCTGCGCATTCACGATCTGTGCGAGCGGCGCGGGCATTTCGACGCGGGCGAGTTCGTTCAGCAGTTTGGCGACGAGGGCGCGAAAAACGGCTACTGCCTTTATAAGGTCGGTTGCAAGGGTCCATATACCTTTAATAACTGCTCTAGGGAGCGCTTCAACCAGCACACCTCGTGGCCCGTGCAGGCGGGGCATGGCTGTATCGGATGTTCGGAGCCTGATTTTTGGGACAAGATGGGACCGTTTGAAGAGCCGCTCGCCTCTAAGGCGTTCAACTCTATCGACGCGGACGCCACGGCGGATAAGATCGGGGTCGCGCTTTTGACCGCTACGGCGATCGGCGTAGCTGCGCACGCCGCAATCAGCGCTTTCAAAAAAGCCTAG
- a CDS encoding HypC/HybG/HupF family hydrogenase formation chaperone: MCLSIPSKVIEIDEANNALVDTMGVKRKVSLDLAGEPVALGDYVLIHVGFAMGKIDEKDALESLAIFKEIAEKMQSGEIDERDGDLGLVDRLS, encoded by the coding sequence ATGTGCCTCTCTATCCCCTCCAAAGTCATCGAGATCGACGAGGCGAACAACGCGCTTGTCGATACGATGGGGGTAAAGCGCAAAGTCTCCTTAGACCTAGCGGGCGAACCCGTGGCGCTTGGCGATTACGTCCTAATCCACGTGGGCTTCGCTATGGGCAAGATCGACGAAAAAGACGCGCTTGAGAGCCTTGCGATTTTCAAAGAGATCGCCGAGAAAATGCAAAGCGGCGAGATCGACGAGCGCGACGGGGATTTAGGGCTTGTCGATCGACTATCTTAG
- the hypD gene encoding hydrogenase formation protein HypD, with protein MSIDYLSDYRDPKLIAALSAQIKSEATRAINIMEICGGHTHTIMKYGLPQLLPPEIKFIHGPGCPVCVMPKERLDHAIAIANMKDTILTTLGDMIRVPGSRGSLQEARAKGADVRALYSPLEALKIAAENPDKTVVFFAIGFETTTPMSAALIERTIASGVKNLLFHINHILVPPPVCAIMDSGGEIDAFLGPSHVSVITGSDIFAPIVDRYQTPIVISGFEPIDALESVLMIVRQFNEGRREAENQYSRAVTPKGNERAKALIDRYFEPRETFRWRGLGDIPKSGLKLRDSYASLDAEKIYAEKLPNDPIDDHKLCICAEILKGRAKPTDCKVFAKACSPASPLGSCMVSSEGACAAYYRYAQTL; from the coding sequence TTGTCGATCGACTATCTTAGCGACTACCGCGACCCGAAACTTATAGCGGCTTTAAGCGCGCAAATTAAATCGGAGGCGACGCGAGCGATCAACATTATGGAGATATGCGGCGGTCATACCCATACGATTATGAAGTATGGTCTGCCACAACTTCTACCCCCAGAGATCAAGTTTATCCACGGACCGGGCTGTCCCGTCTGCGTAATGCCCAAAGAGCGCCTCGATCACGCGATCGCGATCGCCAATATGAAAGATACGATTCTGACGACGCTAGGCGATATGATCCGCGTGCCGGGAAGCAGAGGCTCCCTGCAAGAGGCGAGAGCCAAAGGCGCGGACGTTCGCGCGCTCTATTCGCCGCTTGAAGCGCTAAAAATCGCGGCGGAAAACCCCGATAAGACCGTCGTCTTTTTCGCGATCGGTTTTGAAACGACTACGCCGATGAGCGCCGCGCTGATCGAACGGACGATCGCGAGCGGCGTAAAAAACCTGCTCTTTCACATCAACCATATTCTTGTGCCGCCTCCCGTTTGCGCGATTATGGATAGCGGCGGCGAGATCGACGCGTTTTTAGGTCCTTCGCACGTAAGCGTGATTACGGGAAGCGACATATTCGCGCCGATCGTCGATCGCTACCAAACGCCGATCGTTATTAGCGGCTTCGAGCCGATCGACGCGCTCGAAAGCGTCCTGATGATCGTTCGGCAGTTTAACGAAGGGCGGCGCGAGGCGGAAAACCAATACTCCCGCGCCGTTACGCCAAAGGGCAACGAGAGAGCCAAAGCGCTGATCGATCGCTACTTCGAGCCGCGCGAAACCTTCCGCTGGCGGGGGCTAGGCGACATACCAAAAAGCGGGTTGAAGCTGCGCGATTCATACGCCAGCCTCGACGCTGAAAAAATCTACGCCGAAAAACTGCCAAACGATCCAATCGACGATCACAAGCTCTGTATCTGCGCCGAAATCCTAAAAGGGCGCGCCAAACCAACCGACTGCAAGGTTTTCGCCAAAGCCTGTTCGCCCGCCTCGCCGCTTGGCAGCTGCATGGTTTCTAGCGAAGGCGCGTGCGCGGCATACTATCGCTACGCTCAAACGCTTTAG
- a CDS encoding YbgC/FadM family acyl-CoA thioesterase — protein sequence MNIRVYYEDTDSLGMVYHANYLKFIERARSEAFFAIGQKPENVGAYFVVRSMNVRFIRSAKLGDTLEVRSRLKELRAASFWLEQELWLDQTLIFSAEVEIVSVKETKPVKIDEATKRLLTSVFPYSIGGRS from the coding sequence ATGAATATTCGCGTCTATTACGAGGATACCGACTCGCTTGGAATGGTCTATCACGCGAACTACCTAAAGTTTATAGAGCGGGCGCGAAGCGAGGCGTTTTTCGCGATCGGACAGAAACCCGAAAACGTTGGCGCGTATTTCGTCGTTCGATCGATGAACGTTCGTTTTATCAGATCGGCGAAGCTAGGGGATACGCTAGAGGTCAGATCGCGCCTAAAAGAGCTTCGCGCCGCCTCGTTTTGGCTTGAGCAGGAGCTATGGCTGGATCAGACCCTAATTTTTAGCGCCGAAGTCGAAATCGTTTCCGTAAAAGAGACGAAACCCGTCAAGATCGACGAGGCGACCAAGCGGCTGCTGACCAGCGTTTTTCCTTATTCGATCGGCGGCAGAAGCTGA